TCAGACATCACGCATTATATTCGTAGTAGTATTAGTACCGTTTATCTCTTATTTCTTTAAAGCACCAAGTAGTAGTCATTCTAGTAGTACAGAAGCGCATCATAATTTAACACAAGCATTGTCGTTACCCAATATATTAACGCTCATTATTTTAATTATTTTAGTTTATTTTGTTATGGGTAAAATTAATTTTCCAACGAAGCAGATGTTGGCACCAATAGTTGTATTAATAGTATGGAATTTAATCACTGGTTTAACATTTACTTTAGATAATTACATTATAGCTGGTGCACAAATAATATATATGATTAGAATCGGTAGTCAAATATCAAGATTATTAGATCAAATGAAAGGTAGAATTGCTGTCGCAATAGCTGTACAAAATGTCTTGCTCATTCTGTTAGCACTAGTAATGGTTTACGTTATTTCACTATTTACTAATAATACAATTAATGATTTATTTCTAGGTGCTGCACCAGGAGGAATGAATCAAATTGTTCTAGTAGCTATTGAAACTGGTGCAGATGTGCCAATGATTTCAAGTTATCACATCTTCAGAATTTTCTTCATTCTCTTTTTAATTGCGCCGCTATTAAATTATTATTTACGCTATCGTGCAACAAAAAAACATAAGTAAGCTATTACAAACCTTACTTATGTTTTATTGTGGTGATTATTTAAGATTATTCGGATTGCTAGGACATGATTTTAAATGAGCGTTATATAAACCAGCTGCTTCTAAAAATGAGAAAACAGTGACTGGGCCTAAGAATTTAAAACCATAGTTCTTTAGTTTTTTTGAAAGTTGCGTTGCAGTTTCATCTACTGTAATACGTTCACTAGGCTTTTCGTATTGCATATCGTATGGTTGATGATTGACGTATGACCATAAAAATTCACTAAAACTACCATAATCCTTTTCTATCGCAAAATAGCCCTTTGCTTGATTTACTATCGCTTCTAATTTTTTTCTGTTGTGAACGATGTTAGGAAAGTTCATCAAGTTATCAATATCTTGTTCCGTCATTTTAGCAACTTTTGCTGGGTCAAAATTATAAAAAGCTTCTTCATATGCTTCTTTCTTTTTCAATATCGTAAGCCACGATAAACCAGCATGTTGAGATTCTAATGCCATTAATTTAAATAACTGCAGACTATCATATAGTGGTTGTCCCCATAGATTATCATGATAATCTATATACGTAGGGTCTTTTGTGCCGAACGCGCAAGGATTCATAAATTCACTCCATTTCATTGACTTATTGTCCTTTACATTATACTATAATTAAGTAAATCAAATTAGTCTATTGGGAAGAGTAAATACAAAGAAATTTTTAGAGAGTGCATGGTTGGTGAGATTGCATAATTTCTAGTGTTGAAGGTAGCCCACTTTGAACTTTAGCTGAACTCACTTTTAAACGTGATTAGGTTAAAGCGTGTTTGAGCGTTAATCGAAATTAAGTGCAAGAAAAGATAAATTTCTTGAATTTAGGTGGTACCACGGAACATCCGTCCTATAGTTATAGGGTGGGTGTTTTTATTTTAAGGAGGTAATTTTATGGAAATGAAACCTAAGTACAATCCGCAAGAAGTTGAAGCGGGTCGCTATGATGAATGGGTAAAAAATGGATATTTTAAAGCACAAGAAGATAACACTAAAGAAACATATACAATAGTAATTCCACCACCAAATGTAACTGGAAAATTACATTTAGGTCATGCTTGGGATACGACGTTACAAGATATATTGACACGTATGAAACGTATGCAAGGTTACGACACTTTATATCTTCCTGGCATGGATCATGCGGGTATTGCTACACAAGCTAAAGTAGAAGCAAAGTTAAACGAACAAGGCATTACAAGACATAATTTAGGCCGCGAAAAATTTTTAGAAAAAGCTTGGGATTGGAAAGAGGAATATGCAAACTTTATAAGACAACAGTGGTCTAAATTAGGCTTAGGCTTAGATTATAGTAGAGAACGTTTTACTCTAGATGAGGGTTTGAATCAAGCCGTTAAAAAAGTATTTGTTGATATGTATAACAAAGGATTAATTTATCGCGGCGAATATATTATTAACTGGGACCCTGTTGCAAAAACAGCATTATCTGACATCGAAGTTATACATGAAGATATACAGGGTAAATTTTATCATTTTAAATATCCATATGCTGATCAAGAAGGCTATATCGAAATTGCTACGACACGTCCAGAAACAATGCTTGGTGATACAGCTATTGTTGTCAATCCAAATGACGAGCGTTATAAAGATGTAATTGGTAAAAATGTTACGCTACCAATAGTTGGAAAAACTTTACCCATATTAGCAGATGAATATGTGGATATGGAATTTGGTAGTGGTGCTATGAAAGTAACACCTGCCCATGATCCTAATGACTTTGAAATAGGAAACAGACACAACTTAGAACGTATTAATGTGATGGATGAAGAAGGTAAAATGAATGAATTAGCCGGTAAATATAAGGGCTTAGATCGTTTTGAATGTCGTGAACAATTAGTGAAAGATTTAACTGAGCAAGACCTTGTTATCAAAATCGAAGAACATGAACATTCAGTAGGACATTCAGAACGTTCAGGAGCAGTTGTTGAACCATATTTATCAACACAATGGTTCGTTAAAATGAAACCATTAGCTGAACAAGCTTTAAGCAATCAAGAAACAGATGATCGTATCGAATTTGTACCTCCAAGATTTGAAAATACATTCAATCGTTGGATGGAAGAAATTAGAGATTGGACGATTTCTAGACAATTATGGTGGGGGCATCAAATACCTGCATATTATCATAAAGAAACTGGTGAGTTATTAGTATCTGAAACACCACCAACTGATATTGAGAATTGGGAGCAAGATGCAGATGTATTAGACACATGGTTCTCAAGTGCATTATGGCCATTTTCAACTTTAGGTTGGCCAAATATAGAATCAGAAGACTTTAATCGATACTTCCCTACAAATGCACTTGTAACAGGTTACGATATTATTTTCTTCTGGGTTGCTCGTATGATTTTCCAAGGCCTTGAATTTACTGGACGCAGACCATTTAATGACGTGTTATTACATGGTTTAGTACGTGCTGAAGATGGACGTAAAATGAGTAAATCGTTAGGCAATGGTGTAGACCCTATGGATGTTATTGACCAATACGGCGCAGATAGTTTGCGTTACTTTCTTGCTACGGGTTCTTCACCTGGTCACGACTTACGTTATAGTACGGAAAAAGTGGAATCAGTATGGAACTTTATTAATAAAATTTGGAATGCTGCACGCTTTAGTATTATGAATTTAGGTGATGACTTTACTGTTGATCAAGTAGATTTATCTGGCAACTTATCATTAGCAGATAAATGGATACTAACTAGATTAAATGAAACAATTGAAACGGTTACTAATTTAAGTGACAAATATGAATTTGGAGAAGTAGGTAGAGCACTTTACAACTTTATCTGGGATGATTTCTGTGATTGGTATATCGAGATGAGTAAAATACCTATGAACGGTGACGATGAAGCTCAAAAACAAACTACGCGTTCAGTTTTAACTTATGTATTAGATAATACGATGAGAATGTTGCATCCCTTTATGCCTTTCGTAACCGAACAAATATGGCAAAACTTACCACATGTTGGCGAAACAATCGTACATGCCTCATGGCCAACAGCACGTGAAGCATTATCATTTAGTGAAAGTAAAGAAACTATGGATCAACTAGTGGAAATCATTAAATCAGTAAGACAATCACGTCTAGAAGTAGATACGCCGTTATCTAAAGCTATACCAATTTTTATCAAAGCAAAAAATGATCATATTAAATCAACTTTAGAAACAAATGCCAATTATATTGATCGTTTCTGTCATCCAAGTGAATTAGTTATAGATACTGATATTACAATTCCTGAAAAAGCAATGACTTCTGTGACTGCTGCAGGAGAAGTGGTATTACCACTCGAAGGATTGATAGATATGGATAAAGAAATTGCACGTTTAGAAAAAGAATTAGATAAATGGCAAAGCGAATTAGATAGAGTTAACAAGAAATTAGCTAATGAGAATTTTGTGAATAAAGCACCTGAAAAGGTAATAAATGAAGAACGTGAGAAAAAACAAACTTATCAAGAGAAGTATGATGGTGTAAAATTAAGAATAAATCAATTGAAAGCATAGGAGCCTTTAATATGAATTACCTAGACAGCTTATATTGGATACATGAGCGTAATAAATTTGGAATTAAGCCAGGCGTCAAAAGAATGCAATGGATGTTAGCAAAATTGAATAATCCACAACTCAGAATTAATGGTATTCATATCGGTGGAACAAATGGTAAAGGTTCCACTGTAGCTTATATTCGTTCGGCTTTAGTTAATAATGGCTATCAAGTTGGTACTTTTACTTCTCCTTTTATTGAGACATTTAATGAACGCATTAGTTTAAATGGGCATCCAATCACAGATGATGAGCTTGTGAATTTAGTAGAAATTGTAAAACCTGTTAGTGAAGCATTAGAATCAGAAACTGACTTAGGTATAGCAACTGAATTTGAAGTCATCACTACAATGATGTTTGTTTATTTTGGTGAAATAAATCCTGTAGATTTTGTAGTTATTGAAGCGGGATTAGGCGTTAAAAATGACTCAACTAATGTTTTTAACCCGATTTTAACCATTTTAACGAGTATCGGTTTAGATCATACTGATATTTTAGGCGAGAGTTATGTAGATATTGCCAAAGACAAAGGTGCTATAGTTAAATCTAATACGCCAATTATTTATGCAGTTAAAAATGATGAGGCATTAAAAGTTATACGTCAGAATGCCAAATTAAATGAAGCTAAAGCGATTGAACTTGATAGAGATATTATCATAGTATCTGAAGGTGATGAGTTTACTTATCGCTATAAGAATTATGAATTAGAAACATTAGTTTTAAATATGTTAGGTGAGCATCAAAAAGAAAATGCTGCTTTAGCAATTACAGCATTACTAGAATTAAACGAAGAAGGTAGTGTTGATTTAGATTTCAACAAAATGATTGATGGTATTGAAAGTGTAAATTGGAGTGGCCGTATTGAACGTATAAAACAAGATCCTTTAATGATTATTGATGGGGCACATAATAATGAAAGTATAGAGGCACTCATAGACACGATTAAAAGTTATTATCATCTTGATAAAGTAGATATACTATTTTCGGCAGTAAAAGGAAAACCTATAAACGAGATGTTAGGTCAATTGACAGCAATTATTCAAAACCTGTATATTACAGAATTTGATTTTCCCAAAGCTATGACTAAAGAAGAGATTAGCGACGAAATTGATTTTGAATCTAAAGAACTTGTTGACGACTATGCATCCTTTATTGAAAATTATAATGGCTCTGCATTAGTTATAACTGGCAGTTTGTATTTTATAAGTGAAGTAAAATCAAAAGTTAATTTTTAATAATACAAACCGTTTAATTAATAATGTTTAATTAGACGGTTTTTTATTGTGGTTGGATAAATATACTTGATTATTTGAATAATGAGAATTAGCTTCTTGTCTACATAGTATGGTGCTATAATTTAACTAGTTCAACTTATTTATGATTACTTACCTAGCTATTAAAAGTAGAGGAGTGTGATAGATGTTAACACAGCTTATACTATATCCTGTTGTTTTTAGTTTTTTATTTCAAATCACACATATTAAAGAACTATCTTTAAAATATTTATTTTGTCGCTCTAAGTGTGATTTTTGTCAAAAACCTATATCTATAATTTATTTAATACCAATAATAAATTTTATTGTATTAAAAGGAAAAACTTTGTGCTGTAAACGAAAATTAAAACAGAGTTATTTTTGGGGAGAATTGTTAGCATGTGGTTTAATAATCATATTAAGCATGACAGAATTACCGCTTAAAAATTCTGTTATAATGTTAATTTATTTTAGTTTATTGGTGTTGGCACTTTACGACCTTGAAACATATACAATCCCAATTCATATACCCATTATTGTACTTATTACTACTATGATTTTAGGACCTTTTTATTATCTTCAAGGATTTGGCATAACTATATTTTTACATTTATTTTTTTATTGTTGTAAAAATCAAATAGGTTATGGTGATATTTTAATCTTCTCGATGCTATCTTTTTTATTACCTCTACACATTTTTTTCTCTGTAATATGGTTTACATTTATAATTAGTGGTTGTTTTTCAATAGCTTATATTATAGTTAAACATTCACTTAATTTAAAAATACCTTTAGTTCCTTTTATATTTTGTGCCTTTAATACAGTTGCGCTTTGTTATCCACTTTTAAAATTTGGCGGTGGTATTTTTGAATATTAAAAATTTAGCAAATTCTGAAAAGCCTAGGGAGCGTTTACTAGCAAAGGGGGAGGCGAATCTATCGAATGCCGAACTTATAGCTATTTTATTAAATACAGGGAGAAAAGGTTATTCCAGTATAGATATCGCTAATGAATTATTAAATAAAGTAGAAAACATAAATTATTTAAAGCAATTGTCTATTTATGATTTAAAGGAGATTAAAGGCATTGGACTCTATAAAGCCATCGTACTTAAAGCAGCATTTGAACTTGGAATAAGAATGCATTCAGGTAATTTAGAAGCTCAAGTGAAAATTAAAAAACCTGTCGATGTCGCTAATTATTTAATGGGGTACATGCAACATTTATCTCAAGAACACTTTGTAGCTCTGTTTTTAAATTCTAAGAACATCATTATTAAACAAAAGACAATATTTAAAGGCACTTTAAATTCCTCTATTATTCATCCTCGTGAAATATACTGTGAGGCCATTAGATGGTCAAGTCACGCGCTTATAGTTGCACATAATCATCCATCAGGCGACGTTACTCCATCTAATGAAGACATAAAAACTACACAAAGATTAGTCGAATGCGGAGATATTTTGGGAATAGGATTATTAGATCATATTATTATTGGTCATAATAACTATTTAAGTTTAGTAGAAAGTGGTTACATTGAATAGTTTTATTTTTCTTTCCCACAAATATTTTTAGCCTAACCTAAAAATATTTGTGAGAAAATAGAAAATATGTAATAATTTAATAATAAAATTATTAAGAAAGGCAATAAATATGTTAAAGAGATTTAGAAAATTTAAGACATCTTTGAAATATTTAGATTTAGGTATTATTTGTTGTTTCTTAATCTTAAGTACTATTGGCATTGTAATGGTTTACAGTGCAAGTATGGTTTCGGCCTCAAAAGGTGCTTTGACTGGTGGAATACCTATTCAAGCTAATTTCTTTATGAAAAGACAATTTGTTTTTGCTATGTTTGGCTTTTTGTTAATTATATTTATGAGTATTTATTTTAATATTAACGCCTTGAAAAAACGAAATACTCAAAAGTTTATAGTTTTTGGGACATTATTTTTATTATTACTTACTCAATTAATTGGTAAGGATGTTAATGGTTCAAAAAACTGGGTTAATGTAGGAATATTTAATTTGCAGTCCTCAGAATTCCTCAAATTGGCCGCTATTTTTTATCTCGCTTTTATCATTGATAGGTTATTGAAAATTAACAAAAACTATAAATTGAAAAATTTGATCCCGCCACTTGGTTTGTTAGGAGTAGGCTTAGTGTGCGTGTTAATGCAAGGTGATTTAGGCGGAACATTATTAACTGTAGGCATTATTGCTTCTATTCTGATCTATTCAGATATAAAAAATAAAATAAAGCTTCAAATATTATCAATTACAGCGATACCGACTATTA
The genomic region above belongs to Staphylococcus durrellii and contains:
- a CDS encoding AbrB family transcriptional regulator → MTKYFRNNIIVLILAILISLLLQAAHILLPFMFGPIIATIIATKVLHLEIKWPSWLSELGLILLGVQIGSTFTKNVIYDIKDDWFSIVLVTILLLILSLIIALLFKRIAQVNTETAILSVVPGALSQMLVMAEEDKNANIMVVSLTQTSRIIFVVVLVPFISYFFKAPSSSHSSSTEAHHNLTQALSLPNILTLIILIILVYFVMGKINFPTKQMLAPIVVLIVWNLITGLTFTLDNYIIAGAQIIYMIRIGSQISRLLDQMKGRIAVAIAVQNVLLILLALVMVYVISLFTNNTINDLFLGAAPGGMNQIVLVAIETGADVPMISSYHIFRIFFILFLIAPLLNYYLRYRATKKHK
- a CDS encoding DNA-3-methyladenine glycosylase I, whose amino-acid sequence is MNPCAFGTKDPTYIDYHDNLWGQPLYDSLQLFKLMALESQHAGLSWLTILKKKEAYEEAFYNFDPAKVAKMTEQDIDNLMNFPNIVHNRKKLEAIVNQAKGYFAIEKDYGSFSEFLWSYVNHQPYDMQYEKPSERITVDETATQLSKKLKNYGFKFLGPVTVFSFLEAAGLYNAHLKSCPSNPNNLK
- a CDS encoding valine--tRNA ligase; this encodes MEMKPKYNPQEVEAGRYDEWVKNGYFKAQEDNTKETYTIVIPPPNVTGKLHLGHAWDTTLQDILTRMKRMQGYDTLYLPGMDHAGIATQAKVEAKLNEQGITRHNLGREKFLEKAWDWKEEYANFIRQQWSKLGLGLDYSRERFTLDEGLNQAVKKVFVDMYNKGLIYRGEYIINWDPVAKTALSDIEVIHEDIQGKFYHFKYPYADQEGYIEIATTRPETMLGDTAIVVNPNDERYKDVIGKNVTLPIVGKTLPILADEYVDMEFGSGAMKVTPAHDPNDFEIGNRHNLERINVMDEEGKMNELAGKYKGLDRFECREQLVKDLTEQDLVIKIEEHEHSVGHSERSGAVVEPYLSTQWFVKMKPLAEQALSNQETDDRIEFVPPRFENTFNRWMEEIRDWTISRQLWWGHQIPAYYHKETGELLVSETPPTDIENWEQDADVLDTWFSSALWPFSTLGWPNIESEDFNRYFPTNALVTGYDIIFFWVARMIFQGLEFTGRRPFNDVLLHGLVRAEDGRKMSKSLGNGVDPMDVIDQYGADSLRYFLATGSSPGHDLRYSTEKVESVWNFINKIWNAARFSIMNLGDDFTVDQVDLSGNLSLADKWILTRLNETIETVTNLSDKYEFGEVGRALYNFIWDDFCDWYIEMSKIPMNGDDEAQKQTTRSVLTYVLDNTMRMLHPFMPFVTEQIWQNLPHVGETIVHASWPTAREALSFSESKETMDQLVEIIKSVRQSRLEVDTPLSKAIPIFIKAKNDHIKSTLETNANYIDRFCHPSELVIDTDITIPEKAMTSVTAAGEVVLPLEGLIDMDKEIARLEKELDKWQSELDRVNKKLANENFVNKAPEKVINEEREKKQTYQEKYDGVKLRINQLKA
- a CDS encoding bifunctional folylpolyglutamate synthase/dihydrofolate synthase encodes the protein MNYLDSLYWIHERNKFGIKPGVKRMQWMLAKLNNPQLRINGIHIGGTNGKGSTVAYIRSALVNNGYQVGTFTSPFIETFNERISLNGHPITDDELVNLVEIVKPVSEALESETDLGIATEFEVITTMMFVYFGEINPVDFVVIEAGLGVKNDSTNVFNPILTILTSIGLDHTDILGESYVDIAKDKGAIVKSNTPIIYAVKNDEALKVIRQNAKLNEAKAIELDRDIIIVSEGDEFTYRYKNYELETLVLNMLGEHQKENAALAITALLELNEEGSVDLDFNKMIDGIESVNWSGRIERIKQDPLMIIDGAHNNESIEALIDTIKSYYHLDKVDILFSAVKGKPINEMLGQLTAIIQNLYITEFDFPKAMTKEEISDEIDFESKELVDDYASFIENYNGSALVITGSLYFISEVKSKVNF
- a CDS encoding prepilin peptidase, which translates into the protein MLTQLILYPVVFSFLFQITHIKELSLKYLFCRSKCDFCQKPISIIYLIPIINFIVLKGKTLCCKRKLKQSYFWGELLACGLIIILSMTELPLKNSVIMLIYFSLLVLALYDLETYTIPIHIPIIVLITTMILGPFYYLQGFGITIFLHLFFYCCKNQIGYGDILIFSMLSFLLPLHIFFSVIWFTFIISGCFSIAYIIVKHSLNLKIPLVPFIFCAFNTVALCYPLLKFGGGIFEY
- the radC gene encoding RadC family protein; its protein translation is MNIKNLANSEKPRERLLAKGEANLSNAELIAILLNTGRKGYSSIDIANELLNKVENINYLKQLSIYDLKEIKGIGLYKAIVLKAAFELGIRMHSGNLEAQVKIKKPVDVANYLMGYMQHLSQEHFVALFLNSKNIIIKQKTIFKGTLNSSIIHPREIYCEAIRWSSHALIVAHNHPSGDVTPSNEDIKTTQRLVECGDILGIGLLDHIIIGHNNYLSLVESGYIE
- a CDS encoding FtsW/RodA/SpoVE family cell cycle protein produces the protein MLKRFRKFKTSLKYLDLGIICCFLILSTIGIVMVYSASMVSASKGALTGGIPIQANFFMKRQFVFAMFGFLLIIFMSIYFNINALKKRNTQKFIVFGTLFLLLLTQLIGKDVNGSKNWVNVGIFNLQSSEFLKLAAIFYLAFIIDRLLKINKNYKLKNLIPPLGLLGVGLVCVLMQGDLGGTLLTVGIIASILIYSDIKNKIKLQILSITAIPTIIYIFYTLVFDANTLYRMKRIKVLFDPFKYENGDGYQLTNALLSISNGGISGRGLGNGILKLGYLPEPHTDFIFTVIAEELGLVGIILVLLLYAIIIYKGFYYANKTTNHFYKLICIGVMSYLFMQIFINTGGVSGLIPLTGITLPLLSYGGSSMLSVSIALGSMLAVIREIKKDSEINHKNI